The segment TTAGCTTCTCGCTTTACTCCCATTAAATCCTCCTCCCAAATCTCCACCATTTCCATGTCCTTAACCCCTCCTTACGACCTGCAGTCCTTTAAATTCCAACCCATCCAAGAATCCTATGTCGCTCGTGAAATGACACGCCGTTACATGATGGACATGATTACCTATGCTGACACCGATGTTATCATCGTCGGCGCCGGCTCTGCAGGTCTCTCCTGTGCTTACGAGATTAGCAAAAACCCCAACATCCGTGTCGCCATAATTGAACAGTCTGTTAGCCCCGGTGGAGGCGCATGGCTCGGTGGCCAACTCTTTTCAGCCATGGTTGTGCGGAAACCGGCTCACAGATTCCTTGACGAGCTCGGCATCCAGTACGATGAACAAGAAGACTACGTAGTGATCAAGCACGCAGCTCTGTTCACCTCAACAATCATGAGCAAGCTCTTGGCAAGGCCTAACGTGAAGCTATTCAATGCTGTGGCTGCTGAGGATTTGATCGTGAAGGAAAACAGAGTCGCCGGTGTGGTTACAAACTGGGCTTTGGTGTCAATGAACCATGACACACAATCTTGCATGGACCCAAACGTGATGGAGTCCAAGGTTGTGGTCAGTTCTTGTGGGCATGACGGACCATTTGGAGCCACCGGAGTCAAGAGATTGAAGAGTATTGGGATGATCGATAGCGTCCCTGGAATGAAGGCACTGGATATGAATACTGCCGAGGACGCAATTGTTAGACTTACCAGGGAGGTTGTGCCTGGCATGATTGTTACGGGAATGGAAGTTGCAGAGATTGACGGAGCCCCAAGAATGGTATCCTTATCCTTGTGTTTAGTGACTGGGAACATGTTCCCTGTCGAGTAAAATCATGTTATTAACAAAATGTTGGTTTGATTTTGCAGGGTCCGACATTTGGAGCAATGATGATATCAGGGCAGAAGGCAGCACATTTAGCCTTGAAGGCATTGGGACAGCCAAATGCGATAGACGGGACCTTCAGCGAAGCTGAAAGAGTACAACCAGAGTTTGTTCTTGCTTCTGCTGAAACAGAGGAGATTGTGGATGCTTGAACATATTTGACAGCGGGTTTGATTTTCAGGGAATGGACTCCATAAAGATTATATGTAAATAAAACTACACCGTTGTGGAATGGTGTGTGTGAAAGACTGGCGCTGGACAAAAGGAGGACTTTTGCTTTGAGTTTTGGTTTAATCGAGTTATGCTTAATGTCCATATTATCTTAGAAAATGAGGAGAAAAAAATGTTATGCAAAGTAATTCTAAGTGCTACATAATTTAACCAATATTAAATGAAGGAAAGGTAAATGTTGCTGCAACTCCAGGTTGTGGTCCATACCTGAAGCCCTTGGGGTTGAGCAGAGATGCGTTATTACAACTAATGTGTTGTCGATATGCCCTTCTGGACTTTGAACTTTCAGaacaaaaacaaaaaccaaaTTTTAAGCCCTTTTGTTCAATAACAAAACTTGCAACCTAAAAGGAATTAGCTATGCCATTTgtctaaaaaaattattgaaagaaGCTGAAAGTCTTTAAAATTTGCTAATATTTGAGAGATTAAGGTTATTTTCCTTTAACAGGACTCAAGCAAAAGCGACATGATTAAAGGCATCATTAAAATCCAAGTGCTGAAATTGGATTTTAATTGCTCATTGCAAATTGGACCTTTAATTTAAACCCAATTGCACCCTTCACAACCGAATCAATCACCACTTTAATCCATTTTTCTTTGCTATTCTACCCGATATTTAGACATGGTTTGGTTACTGGTTTTGAGGCGGAAGATTTCTTAATTACTTAAAGGGGGCTCAAAAGAACTTTCAGTAGAAGTTTACGCCTGATTTAAATATAAACCGAATTTGGATTTTAATACCTATaatccatttttttatttttatatataattttatcatataaaattgaatatataCTACAAATTTTAGTTGTACgatcaaatttaaatttaaattttaaaagtttacctcatataacaataaaaatatttttataataatataagtTATTTTAGAACTACAATTTTAGTTGATTCTCTAATTCTTATATTCGAGTTGGAATTGGTTACTAACACCAATTTcattaatcaattaattaaaaataatataaatattaatttcaaCTCGAATCGAAACGAACAAGAGTgttaaaattagattaaattagtTAAATCGATAATTTATAGTTTAATTAGTTCAACCAATActataaaattaaaagtttaaattgataaaaaatcaATTGAACTAAATAAAAGATTGATTAAAATATCATTTGAATGAGATCTAAGTTAGTTTAAATATTTAACTTTATAAATAAATGCTTATCTtggtattattatttatttatatttattaattattttatcatttttgtttTCGTTTTTTTCCTTTACTATTTTTAAACTTTTGTTAGaactaaaatagtcacttttatttgtcacagattacattttagtcatttatgtttgaaatgttacgttttaattACTTACGTTATCGTATTGTAACATTTTAATTATTGAGCTGTTGATTGCCATCAATTGTGTAACAATAAGTTGACGTggcatgttaaatcatcatttcaaataaaaattttaggttaaattctacaattggtccttatattttttttattttgagcaatttaatttttttcatttatgttcttttaactttttttcccattctcttctgcttctaCTCTGTTTTCCTCCATTCTTCATTTCTTTTTAACgtagttttttttatgttttttttaagtATATAGACTAGTTGTAACAAATGAAAATTATAGAAAAACTATgttaaaagaaatagagaaggAGGAAAATACAGGAAAAGTAGaagaaaattaaaatgaaaaaaaagaaaagttaaaaatatagaagaaaaaattaaattatttaaaacgaaaaaatatggggatgattatataaattaaaatgaaattttatttaaaataaggaTTTAATGTGCTATATCAGTTTATCTTTATATTGTTAACTACTAAGTTAATAAAATGTTATAATGTAATAATGTAAGTAATTAaaagtaatatttaaaatataaataattaaattataatttaaaataaataaaataattattttaatacattaatCATCTCACCATCTCATCAAAGACCATCGATACAGTTTTACCCGAACCCGATTCAACATATCTAGTTGAGGGGAAAAATGCTTCTCGAGAACGGTACTTTCTCAAGCGACGGAGAGTGTAAACTCTAAACTGAACTCCAATGAAGTTTCACTGCCGCTCTCGCCGTTTTATGAAACCTTTTTCAAGCCTCACACCAAGGCAAAGAACAAatcatccttcttcttcttctaattGGAGAACTCAAATCAAACAAACCCAGCTGGTTTCCCAAGTCTCATCCATTCTCTTACAAAGACATAACTGGCCACCCCTTCTTCAAACTCTCAACCTCTCCTCCAAACTAACCCCATCTCTCTTCCTCCAAATTCTCCGCAAAACCCAACATCAACCccatctctctctctctttcttcaACTGGGTCCAAACCCATCTGGGTTTTGAACCTGACCTCCTCTCCCACTGCCATATTATCCGAATTTCACTGGGCTCGGATGTTTCCCCATCCCTAGACCCCCTTTTACACTTCCTGATTCAGTCGCATCCTCCACCACTAGTTGCAGATTCTATGGTTCAAGCTTGCAGAGGTACAAATTTTGATTCCACTGCTTTAAGTTCGTTGATCAAATGTTATTCAGAAAAGGGTCTTTTTATGGAAGGATTTGAGGTGTTTAGGAAAATCAGAAGCTATGGATTTACTCCTTCAATAAGTGCTTATAATGAGCTGCTTGATGCTTTACAGAGAGGAAATGAGGTGAAACTAGCTTGGTGTTTTTTAGGTGCAATGATTCGAGATGTCGACCCTGATTCATTTTCTTGGTCATTGGTTGCTCAAATTCTTTGCAAAAATGGGAATTTTGACAAAGTGGTTAAATTGCTGGAGAAGGGCAtttataatactaaaatttatGATCTTCTTGTTGATTTTTATAGCAAAAATGGGGATCTTGAAGCTGCATTTCATCGATTAAATGAGATGAATAATAGAAAGCTTGATGCTAGTTTTTCTACCTATAGCTCAGTACTTGATGGGGCTTGTAAATATAATGATAGTGAAGTGATGGAGAGGATAACGAGGATAATGATAGAGAAGCAATTGCTTCCGAGATGCCAATTTTCCGGAAATGATTCGATCATCCAAAAGCTTTGTGATTTGAGGAAGACACATGCAGCTGAAATGATGTTTAAGAAGGCTTGTGGTAAGAACATTAGATTACAAGATGAAACTTATGGATCTTTGTTAAAGGCCATGTCTCAGGTCGGAAGGATAGATGAAGCGATAAACATGTATCAAA is part of the Gossypium arboreum isolate Shixiya-1 chromosome 5, ASM2569848v2, whole genome shotgun sequence genome and harbors:
- the LOC108453783 gene encoding thiamine thiazole synthase 2, chloroplastic; the protein is MVAMATTLSSLSSTPKPSFLDHKSSFHGTPLASRFTPIKSSSQISTISMSLTPPYDLQSFKFQPIQESYVAREMTRRYMMDMITYADTDVIIVGAGSAGLSCAYEISKNPNIRVAIIEQSVSPGGGAWLGGQLFSAMVVRKPAHRFLDELGIQYDEQEDYVVIKHAALFTSTIMSKLLARPNVKLFNAVAAEDLIVKENRVAGVVTNWALVSMNHDTQSCMDPNVMESKVVVSSCGHDGPFGATGVKRLKSIGMIDSVPGMKALDMNTAEDAIVRLTREVVPGMIVTGMEVAEIDGAPRMGPTFGAMMISGQKAAHLALKALGQPNAIDGTFSEAERVQPEFVLASAETEEIVDA